The genomic DNA tgattgaaaCCAGTCATTTATCAATCCACGGAAACCGTAAAAGTTCAATTTATCGAGTAATATTTCATGATTGACCGTATCAAATAGAAAAATCACCTCTGACAGAAAACAGCatttataatttaatttgaattaaatttgtgtAAGGCCTGAATTAGGTAATGAAAAACAGATAGAATATCTTCCATACAGATACCTCAATATTCTTATAtacaatgaaaatgttttgtaatttaCCTGAAATTCTTTCAGCAAATGATACTTAACCAATGCTagttttaaagtaatttataTTTATGCACAGGAAGTGAATTTAATCTCATACACTTAATTCCAGGTCTGTCACCCACTCAGCTGGAGGAACAAGCAATGGCATAAGGAATGCTGGATCAACTTTTAATAGACACAACAAAGTAGCTGCCTCAAATAGTATAACTGATGGAAGACAACACAGTAAGGAAAAGGTTTTAGTAAAGAAAGGTTCAGGTGTACTGAATGCAACTCCCAAAACAAAAGTCAGTGTTGTTGATGAAAACAGATCAGATGTGGGAGAATCCCAACCAACTTTAGGTGGAAGACTTGAGGCAAGTTTTGCATCTTTAAGGCGGAGTTCAGCCACTCCTGATTTGCTCAACAGCAGCAGTGTATTTGATCTGTCAGAGGTACCCCACATCTCGTCTAAACCAAGCAGTGCAGGCTCAGTATCATCCTCTCCTCGTCTCAAGAGACCTCCTACCAAGGAATCCCGCAGTGTCTCCATCTGTGAAACAGAggtatataattattatttcacaTATTATAatccataaaatatttttttcttgcacaTGGTTGGTGAAAAACTCTTCATTTTTTAGAACAGGCAGTCTCTGCGGACAAATATCTGTGCATATCATCATGCCAAATGGAGACACATATCTGTGCATATCTTCATGCCAAATGGAGACAGATATCTGTGCATATCTTCCTGTCAAATGGAGACAAATATTCTACCCATGCTGCACTTCAACTTCCCAAGTCCCCACTGCTCCTGTGCcacagaaatatttcatttacagcCAATTCATATCCACTCAAACGCTGGAAATTCCATTACTTTGATAATGGTGCTGTTACTGTAGTAATTGAGCAAGACTGTCCAGTGGATCCTAAATGCCCCCTTAATGTAATACTCTAATAGAGGTTTACTTGATGTTTACTTATTTCAAATCTTTTACCAGAACTTTCTTCAACTCAATCAGTATAGACTTATGGATGAAATTGGGAAGGTGAGATAAAGTATCAGTCAATACTAGTCACTACAAATGGtatttttccatgaaaaataTTGTTCTTATTGGTGAAATTGTGAGTCAAAGAATTCTACACTTTTCTGAAAgattcattttgaaattattgaatTACAGAGTTGAAATTAGGAATTTGTTTTAAGTTGATTGTTAAACCAGAGCTGTCTTCAAAGTTAATAATGGTTTTATATAATTAAATTCTGAAATTGTGTTTAGTTTTGCCAATTTATTCTAAACTTTGGAGTTAAATTCACTTTTTATCTTTCAATACACATGATAGTTCAAAACCAGTTATCAGTTTTAAGTACAACATCATCATACCTGTTTGTGCCCAATTTAAATGTCCCCattccttttctatttcaagGGCTCATATGGAGTTGTTAGACTCTGTTACTCTGATTTTGATCAGACAAACTATGTAAGTATGATAAGATGTAGTAACttgttttcaattccttttctCACCTCTACACCTGATTATTAGATGCCAAAGGGCTTGCACTggttatgaaaatttaaagctgTTGTCCAAATGGACCATCTTCTCCCTTTTCAATGTGAGCCCTGTATAATTCCATTTCTATGAAGACTTCTCACTATTTGTAGAATACACATTGCAAACTCAACCAAGTCTAAGTCCACAATTTTGTTGACAGGCAATGAAGatcatttcaaagaaaagggTGATGAGAAAGGCTGGCTTACGTAAGTTTAGGATGACCTGATGACTTTTTATTAAACACTGTTACAGTCATATTCCACTACTTTTAACTTCCCAAGAACTAGCAAAGAACTTCAAGTAAAGTTGTTGTTCAGGAGTCAAAAATTTAGAGccattttcttttggataacAAATACATGTAGTCCTTTTTGTCAGTGATGAGATTGTCATTAttagtttaaaatttgtttgttacatttatttgtttctatttgcaatttggtatttttgatggaaaaatttgttttgttaactTAATTACAACCtcttgtttttgctgttttctctCCTAGGACGTCCTAGTGATAAAGGAAAGAACACAGGATTGGAAAACTTGCAAAGAGAAATTGCAATTCTAAAAAAAGTTGATCATCCCAATGTTGTGAGCCTCAATGAGGTATAGTTATTTCATACTGTAGATTCTCTTTTCATTAATGAACCTCAGTAGTTGTTCTATTAAACCTTTAAGTACCCAAATATAATACACATAtcttttaattaagaaatatcaATATACATCTTTAAACCACTCCTCACCTGAAAATAAGCGGAAAAATTGGGATTAGAAGTCAAAGAAACAGGAGTGTGAGTTAAGAGTGTCTTGGAGAAGACCTTGCAAAGCAGTAAGTCTACTGTGGCAGTAGAGTACCGTTTTCTTTCTGCATGAAACCTCCCATTGTTACATAACAGTTGAAGACTCAATGAACTAAAAGACATCAGCATTTACCAAGTCTTGGTTTTACCTGCTTTAGGTTTTGGATGATCCTACTGAGGATAATCTCTATCTGGGTAGGTACCTTTAATTTtgagtgtttttgttttcccttttttcttaaaaaaaaaaaaattctggacaTGGTATGTTTTTAGCACTACGCATaatatactttctttttttgtttcgcAGTGTTTGAGCTCATGGATGGAGGGTAAGTGAGGGTTACACCTCTGATATAATCTCTCCATAGGACTTAAGTGTACAAATTATGAACCTACTTCTTTCTCACTCTAGTACCTTATACTCAGTATCTGTTTTCTTGCAAAGTGATGTAATGATGTCTAAACCATGGAAACAATAGCATTCAAGAAATACCATGCAAGGAATTAAAATCCCTGACCTTAATACATCCATGttgaggtttttctttttcttgtcttgaGCCTGAAAATATGTTCTTAAGTATTGTTATGATCACATTTGCAAGGCAAACTACATGGTAAAATTTGTGAAACACCAACAGAgctttgatattttgtttatacTGCATAGTTAGCATTCCTAGAGGTAACTGGGTTTTTGCCCATCAGGTGTAGGCAATAGTGCACTAGTGTAATGTAGAAGTCTCACAAGACAAATCCCTTGGTTGTAAATTTTTGTGTGATAAAGAGTTTCTAATTGGCTGGTCTATAAAAAAATCTGTGACTTAACAAGTAAACTcacattctttattttttattcttatattttatcaaaacagAGAGGTGATGGAGGTCCCTGGGCCAGCCTTGTCAGAACAAAATGCtaggaaatattttgttgatgttgtgcTAGGAATTGAATACTGTAAGTTGTATCAGTGTTGATCATTTCTGAAATGACATCTTATTTATAATCACTGAAACAATTCTCACAAATATTCAGTATCAAGTTATCTGCTGTTTTGTTCATAGTACATTATCAAAAGATCGTCCATCGAGATATAAAGCCATCAAATCTGTTATTGGGAGAAGATGGCCATATTAAGGTAAAACGTTTAGTAATGTGGTCAGTTTATCTGTGCTATGTTTGTGAAGTCACAAGGAACTTAGTTTACCGGCCAAATTACAGGCTAAATCACAAGCTTATTAACGACTGTGTGTGCTGTTAGCCACCTTCCAAATTATTCCTGTAGTCTGTACACCAACTTTTGGTGGATCAATGAATCAGGTAAAAATTTTATGCTTTTCATACACAAGCAGAAATAGACTTCTTCGAAATTTGGTATAGGTAACAAGGATTGCATTCatctcatttttttgtttttgttttgtcttttttgtcttttttatctttttttttgggggggggggtggggtgaaAAGGATTCTACATCTGTTTTGGCTGTAAGCTCATTTAACAGCAGGCTTACATATTATCCCAGATTGCAGATTTTGGAGTGGCTGATGTCTTTGAAGGTGATGATGctttgttaaataaaactgCAGGCTCTCCAGCTTTTATGGCTCCAGAAACTTTACAAAGTAAGCCCAAATTTCTTGTCCTTAAATCTTGTTAATAGGGcgttctttgaattgttttttgttttggtggGAGTGCAAAACTTTTAGTTCAAGCttagcttgaaaaaaaaaggaatagtcTCCTAATAACAGGTGAGTTGACCTGAAGTTGGTCCAAATATTCTTGTGAATAGAAAACCTGAAGTCATATGACATTTGTTTGAGTTAAGGCTGCATAGGTTGTTATATTGGagtacattttttaactttttatccACACGGGAGAGTAACACCTTGAAACAGGTGAACTTTAAATCATTCTGACAAGCTTTGGTTTGTAAATTTATTGCCGGTTTCACCATAGTGGTCGTAATAAACATTGAGCTGAGTCAGCAGCAAATAGACCATCGAATaattaagtttcattttgaaactttttggATATAATAGTAATTACAATTCAATCGTACAGAGTAGTCTAATCAAGCACATAATGGTGTTAACTGGACATCTTGGCTGTTCctgctttaaatttttaataaagtttcAGTAATTTAAGAGTTTGgttggctgattttttttggtctttaGACTCACGGGACAAATACAGTGGAAAAGCGGCCGACATATGGGCACTTGGAATCACTCTTTACTGCTTTGTCTTTGGCAAGGTAAATGAGTTGTAGCTTAAAATGTTTTCCTGTCACCTATCAGATCATCAGAGAGTAGAAATGTTCATTCAGATGAAGTTGAACTCCGCCGGTTTCTTGCGATCCTCGCCAGTCGTACAGAAAGGTTCCACTGACAGTCGAACAGAAACTTtaaagaattcatttttttactcgGGTTTATCGCGCATGGAACGAACTACCCCCTCAACATTAGGGAGTCTAACCACTTGCCAGTCTTACGCAAGAAattgttgaattatttttatgataaattcagtgccaatttttttattgtaattatcttATTTCTATTGTGAGTatagtatatatttttttcttttgtaattagTCTTTGACACTGATCTTTTTAACCTAGTAAATAATTAAGGAAGCTTATTTTAAGGAATCTGTATTCTGCTGTCCTCAAATTGATTGAATTGACTTGTTCattgtaattaattttgaatttgtatTAAACAAGAGCGGAGAGCCATGAGCAGCAGAGTCAAAATATAAAGAAACTCAATTGTATTTAGTATTTAAaggagagaacaaaagaagtGAGAGTATCATAACTTGGTCCTTCAGGTTCCATTTGACGACCAAAATAGGATGGGACTGTACGAGAAGATAAAGACTGAACAGTAAGTTACCCAGTggaattaatttaaaaacaccTCCTACAGTGGATACGTCATTGCGATCAATATCATATTTGATAAAATGTTCTTTGCTTAAATCCCGGAAATGGCAGTTAAtgactgtaaattttttttacattatttacttGATTACACGTTGTTCTCAAGTAAATGCCGTAAACGCAACTTAAATTGCCGTTAAACGCCGCTCAAGAATGAGTACCGAACAACCGGCAAAACTTTTCTGCTATTTATTCCGACACTGTTTGTTTGCCCACAATTCGTCATATGTGTTGGaatattttctgaaataatCTCTCTTCTCCTTTCTTTTACATATGTTTCTGCTTTCAGGCTGACCTTTCCTGAGGAGTAAGTACcgttaaactttttttcctattattgtggtcaaaattttcagttttcacaCAAATCAGCTATCGCATCTTATGACTGCCTATCGCAAACTCATACCCATAGGTTGAGAATGCCCAGTCTTTCAAGTCCTTAGTTCTGAAGAAATGCTTGTTCTCCCTTTCCACATTTGTAAACCTATTTCCCGCGTTCAGCTTTTAATTTGCAGCATCATCCGATACTTATTACAGAAAATCACTGTCTCAAACTTAGAATTCAATTGTATAACTAAAGGGATAGTGGAATTAAGTTTAAACTCTAAACATTCATCCTTCTTTACACTTTGTAGACCTGTATTAAATCCCCAGTTAGAGGATCTTATTTTGAGAATGCTGACGAAAGATCCCAGTGAAAGAATTACCATACAACAGATCAAGGTATGTCAAAAAAAGTTTGACGAAACCGGTGCAGAAGTTGTGATCGAGAGAGTTGTAATGCAACACGCCCAAGTCTGAAGCGATAGTATacattttttgttcaaatttatcttGTTCTCGTGTCGACCGTTGAATTTTGGAGTTCGCCTTGTGTTCTCAATTAACGATTGATTTTGCTAAGTCAGCAAAAGCTAATCTAAGTTCCTGATGTCAAAGTCGATGAATTACGTAGCTCTTGTTTGGTATACATTTTCCTGTTTCGTTGTTTTACTGTAtgaggaaaaaaccaaaaaaaaaaaaaaaagtacactaAGTGCCATCTTAAGCCTTAGTAGCCATGCCATCCATGTGTTTGACCACTGTCACGCTTGTTTGGTCGGCGTAGATTAATAATCTATTTATTGTTATCTACAAACAGGAGCATCCGTGGGTTACTTACGGCGGTAAACATCCTCTCCCTACCACTGAAGAAAACTGTACTGTTATTGAAGTCACTGATGATGATATTCAGAACAGTGTAAAGTCTATTCCAAAAATTAAGACCCTGGTAAGTATAAGATTCCTATTGAACCACTTTAAGCTTCGTTTGTATTCGTTTTTAAGAAAatgcccctcccccccttccgGATCACCATAAATGGAGATTTGTGGTGGATAGTCCAGCGGTTAGCGTGCTGGGCATGAGATCTGCACCTCAGCTTGAGACGTCATcgatttttttagtttaaactCTTCGTGCTTTGGAAATTCGAACTGCAACAGTTATCcttttgaataagaaaaaaccCTCGATGAAGATTTGTCAAACCTGGTTGACAAATTCTTCACGCTTAAGCTAGAAATGAGTCAGAATTTAGAGACAAACCCGTCATTTTAGTCTGAAGTCTACATTCGTTTAGGTGGCTAATCGAATTCAAAATGTAGGCTCGAAGAGCGAGTTATATATCAGTCTGATGATGCCTGGCTTTTCTAGGCAAAAGGTGCTTTCTTGGCACATAAAGGCCAGCTATTAATAATTCATTGACAGGAAATTGTATATGCGACAGccatgactaatttacaagtTTCTCTTCTTCGTTTAAACACATTTCATTGTGTTTTTATCTCCTTCTCAGATACTTGTGAAGAGTATGTTGAAATATCACACATTTGGGAGCCAAGCAAAAATAGAGCGAATACGATCACACTCACAACCAAACATCGCACGAAATGTAGAAGACAgggaaattacaaaaatatgaTCTTTATTTCAAACTGGATTGTTCTAACGTCTGATAACCCTAAAAACATTACCCTCCGAGTGGGTATTAGGAAGGACGGTGAGCATGCAGGCTACaatattcattttgatgaaCTATGCTTCTTTTTGTCTTGCCATTTATACGATATTAAGGCTTATAGATTCACCAGCTTTGTTTTTTGTATAGAACTTAGTAAAGAACCCGTTACCAGCCAAGAGAGAAAACTGTTAAGTGTATATAAACTTGAGAACGATGCTAATGATATGGTTGAATGAGAGAGAAATTATTCTTTGCACAAAAACAACCTTAAGCACAGAAAACTTACTGAGACTGTTTAGGAGAACCGAAGAGGGTCCAATTTTGAAAGCACATTTTATCTGAATCCCACGTCAATGTTTTTCGGCACTGAAAACGAAAGCATTTATTAGGATCACAACATCTTTTTCGTTACCTTCAACTCACTTTGCGACGGAAAATACAGATAAtcctaaaaatacaaaaacagttACAGATTTAATTAGAGTAGTTAGGATAATTTATCAATGGAACGAAGTTGTATTTATTGATTCTGTTAACGGGGCTGAAACACACAGCCAGAAAGAGTTTTAAAGGTGATGCAAAATATGTATAGATATAGTTTGAATAAATGTAGCTAAgatttattataaattataGATTCATACACAACCACCATGTACACAAATGTAAGTCGGAAGTTGACAGCcctctgttttgttacattttccGCGGGGCAGAGTGTGGTGGCTgcgatttttttccctttatctAAATCTCAGGCTTCTCCCATCATGCGTGTAGTTTTTGTGTGCCTTTGCCTTTCATAAGCTTGATACCAGAAAGGGAGGCTGTGGAAAGTCTAAAAAAGGTTTTATACTGGATATATATCTCAAAGTAAAGAGAATTGAATGCACATATAATTTTACTGTTAAGTAATGACGTGTTTACAGCGTATACATGGTGGACTGGTTCGTTACTTTGTGCGTGTCTCAGTTCTGGAAAAGGAAACTAACAGGTAACCAGACCACTGAAATCTACATTATTTTTCTCAGTACTTGAGAACTATATCACTGCaatatttatttgattcaaCTGGCCTGTTCATAGCTTCTTCACATGAATAtctatttttaacattattttcGTCGATTTCTAAATATTCAGAAATGGTTTTGCGAATCAAAGTATAGGTTCAGTTTTTATCTTGTTAATggtatgaaaaaataaatattgtttatgGCTCTGGATGTTTTGTTGTCTAGCGAAGCTTACTCAGCATTTTTTATCAGCGGTACGACAAATTTCGGTTGAAATCGTGATTTTAATGATTTGGTTATTCTCGTAGTGCTCCTCGCAGTCTTTGGTTTCGCTAATAACTCTCGGGAACCGCAGTTcgagataaaattaaaacacgGCTTATGTAATTGAACTAACAAATCCGCATCGCGT from Pocillopora verrucosa isolate sample1 chromosome 2, ASM3666991v2, whole genome shotgun sequence includes the following:
- the LOC131782604 gene encoding calcium/calmodulin-dependent protein kinase kinase 2-like isoform X1; translated protein: MGAACTSQPSKVNVTGEGKLSPNNRSVTHSAGGTSNGIRNAGSTFNRHNKVAASNSITDGRQHSKEKVLVKKGSGVLNATPKTKVSVVDENRSDVGESQPTLGGRLEASFASLRRSSATPDLLNSSSVFDLSEVPHISSKPSSAGSVSSSPRLKRPPTKESRSVSICETENFLQLNQYRLMDEIGKGSYGVVRLCYSDFDQTNYAMKIISKKRVMRKAGLRRPSDKGKNTGLENLQREIAILKKVDHPNVVSLNEVLDDPTEDNLYLVFELMDGGEVMEVPGPALSEQNARKYFVDVVLGIEYLHYQKIVHRDIKPSNLLLGEDGHIKIADFGVADVFEGDDALLNKTAGSPAFMAPETLQNSRDKYSGKAADIWALGITLYCFVFGKVPFDDQNRMGLYEKIKTEQLTFPEEPVLNPQLEDLILRMLTKDPSERITIQQIKEHPWVTYGGKHPLPTTEENCTVIEVTDDDIQNSVKSIPKIKTLILVKSMLKYHTFGSQAKIERIRSHSQPNIARNVEDREITKI
- the LOC131782604 gene encoding calcium/calmodulin-dependent protein kinase kinase 2-like isoform X2; protein product: MSFSSFSLEVTVLNRSVTHSAGGTSNGIRNAGSTFNRHNKVAASNSITDGRQHSKEKVLVKKGSGVLNATPKTKVSVVDENRSDVGESQPTLGGRLEASFASLRRSSATPDLLNSSSVFDLSEVPHISSKPSSAGSVSSSPRLKRPPTKESRSVSICETENFLQLNQYRLMDEIGKGSYGVVRLCYSDFDQTNYAMKIISKKRVMRKAGLRRPSDKGKNTGLENLQREIAILKKVDHPNVVSLNEVLDDPTEDNLYLVFELMDGGEVMEVPGPALSEQNARKYFVDVVLGIEYLHYQKIVHRDIKPSNLLLGEDGHIKIADFGVADVFEGDDALLNKTAGSPAFMAPETLQNSRDKYSGKAADIWALGITLYCFVFGKVPFDDQNRMGLYEKIKTEQLTFPEEPVLNPQLEDLILRMLTKDPSERITIQQIKEHPWVTYGGKHPLPTTEENCTVIEVTDDDIQNSVKSIPKIKTLILVKSMLKYHTFGSQAKIERIRSHSQPNIARNVEDREITKI
- the LOC131782604 gene encoding calcium/calmodulin-dependent protein kinase kinase 2-like isoform X3 gives rise to the protein MNWFKKQFRSVTHSAGGTSNGIRNAGSTFNRHNKVAASNSITDGRQHSKEKVLVKKGSGVLNATPKTKVSVVDENRSDVGESQPTLGGRLEASFASLRRSSATPDLLNSSSVFDLSEVPHISSKPSSAGSVSSSPRLKRPPTKESRSVSICETENFLQLNQYRLMDEIGKGSYGVVRLCYSDFDQTNYAMKIISKKRVMRKAGLRRPSDKGKNTGLENLQREIAILKKVDHPNVVSLNEVLDDPTEDNLYLVFELMDGGEVMEVPGPALSEQNARKYFVDVVLGIEYLHYQKIVHRDIKPSNLLLGEDGHIKIADFGVADVFEGDDALLNKTAGSPAFMAPETLQNSRDKYSGKAADIWALGITLYCFVFGKVPFDDQNRMGLYEKIKTEQLTFPEEPVLNPQLEDLILRMLTKDPSERITIQQIKEHPWVTYGGKHPLPTTEENCTVIEVTDDDIQNSVKSIPKIKTLILVKSMLKYHTFGSQAKIERIRSHSQPNIARNVEDREITKI